A window of Thermoproteus sp. genomic DNA:
AAGGGGACTATCCCCAACAGCCGCCCCCGCTCGGCCTCCGCCAAGAACCAATCTCGCAACTTGACTATGCCCGGGAGGTAGCTCTCCTCGGCCCACTTCAAGAACTCGTCGGGCCCCCACTCGTCTGTCCACACGGCGTTAAGTTGCCAATGGACCTTGTCAAAGCCCAAGGAGAACAAATGGCGCACATCCCTATAGATGTCGCCCATACGGCTTACGGCCATCCTGGCTATTACCTCACAGCCGCACTTCACCTCCTCTTTCAGCCACCTCAAAGTCCTCACAACCGCCCTATATACGCCAGGTCCCCTATAGTGGTCAGTCACCTCCTCTACGCCGTCTATAGAGAGCAGGACTACGTCGAATTTCCGCCAGTAGTCGGCGGGGAGTCTCCTAGCCAAAAGGCCGTTGGTCTGTATGCCCCACCTCTTGGCCTTTATTGAATCCATTACGGCCATTATGTAGTCGGGGTTCAATAGGGGCTCGCCGCCGTAGAAAAAGACCACAGGCTCCTCGTCTTTAGATAGGAGGCGCCTCAGATCGTCGAGGTCGTACCTTACGGCCCAAGGCGAATATTTAGGGTCGAAGGAGCCGCCGCAGTACTTACACTTGAGGTTGCACGCGCCTGTAGTTATGAGGAACCAAAGCACGCCACCATCGATATTACTTTAATAAAGAAATCTTGAAGGGTCCTATGAATAAAGAAGCTTGGAAGATATCCTTTTCGGCCTTCTTCGCGGATCTGGGCTATCAAGGCGCCATAGCGCTCCTCCCTCTGCTCCTCGTAATCGCGTTGAAACTGCCGGTTTATATCTACGGCATAATCGAGGCGTTGAACTACGGCGGCGGGGCCCTCATGGGGCTTCTGGGGGGCTACGCGGCCGATAGGTTCGGGAGGAAGAAAGTGGCCGTCACGGGCAACGCCCTTATTTCCCTTATGTCCTTCACCGCACTTGCCAACTCGCCTTTGTTGTCGCCCCTCCTATTTCTAGCGGGCTGGTGGTCACGTAACTTCAGGACTCCCGCCAGGAGGGCCATGTTGGTCGAAGCCACTGAGGAGGGGGAGAGGAAGAAGGCCTTCGGGATACTCCACGCCCTAGATATAGGAGGGGGAGTGGGCTCTATCGCCATAATGGCCGCCTTGCTCCTACTGGGCTATAACTACGTCGTCGCCTATCTGGCGACATTGCCGTTTTTCATAACGTCCACGTTGCTCCTCGCCGCGGTTCGTGTAGGCGAGAAGAAGTGCGTGGCCAAGCCCAGGGCGCCCGGCTTGAAGGTGGCCGCGCTGGCCCTGTCGTCCTCCTTATTCGGCTTCACCTATTATAGCTTTGGCTTCCCCATATTGAGCATATTCCTACACACCGGCTCCAACGTGGCGTCTATAGGCGCCTATGGGCTCTACCTCTTAATCTCCGCCATCACGGGGCTCGCCGTGGGTTCCCTCAAGTCGACCGGCTATAAGACGTTGGCGTTCGCGGGCTATCTAATCGCGTCGGTAGGCAGTCTCCTCTTCGGTCTCACAAACCTACTGCCCATATACCTATTGGCGTCGGCCCTAATGGGCCTTTCGATCGGCGTAGTGGAGACTCTAGAGCCCTATATAGTCTCCCGCCTCTCTAGAGAAGAAGAGA
This region includes:
- a CDS encoding TIGR04084 family radical SAM/SPASM domain-containing protein — translated: MLWFLITTGACNLKCKYCGGSFDPKYSPWAVRYDLDDLRRLLSKDEEPVVFFYGGEPLLNPDYIMAVMDSIKAKRWGIQTNGLLARRLPADYWRKFDVVLLSIDGVEEVTDHYRGPGVYRAVVRTLRWLKEEVKCGCEVIARMAVSRMGDIYRDVRHLFSLGFDKVHWQLNAVWTDEWGPDEFLKWAEESYLPGIVKLRDWFLAEAERGRLLGIVPFLGIYRAMLVRPFDWVPCGAGRRAFAVNSDGRILACPIAVSEGWAEAGDVKKGILKLSFRLDDRCSKCEYRHICGGRCLYTHFEKYWGERGFDAVCEVTKRTIKALEEKKDVLKRLLEVGIVKKEDLDYEPILDSTEVIP
- a CDS encoding MFS transporter, with protein sequence MNKEAWKISFSAFFADLGYQGAIALLPLLLVIALKLPVYIYGIIEALNYGGGALMGLLGGYAADRFGRKKVAVTGNALISLMSFTALANSPLLSPLLFLAGWWSRNFRTPARRAMLVEATEEGERKKAFGILHALDIGGGVGSIAIMAALLLLGYNYVVAYLATLPFFITSTLLLAAVRVGEKKCVAKPRAPGLKVAALALSSSLFGFTYYSFGFPILSIFLHTGSNVASIGAYGLYLLISAITGLAVGSLKSTGYKTLAFAGYLIASVGSLLFGLTNLLPIYLLASALMGLSIGVVETLEPYIVSRLSREEEMAASMGVLTAGRSLGLFISNIVMGFLFSIGEIYAYIYAFAAALTAAIIVLTVVAR